Proteins encoded within one genomic window of Macaca thibetana thibetana isolate TM-01 chromosome 3, ASM2454274v1, whole genome shotgun sequence:
- the LOC126950313 gene encoding grpE protein homolog 1, mitochondrial-like codes for MREAGATQSPSVGSVSRPSQFCTQLQNKRTVASTWKRTWIQTKWGTDTPSTDKILMEEVKLEEQLKEAVEEDKQALADTEGSQQSSQKLVEAANMYSIQGFCEDSLEVADVLEKATLCVPEEEIKDNNPHLKNLCETLTMSEVQFQEVFSKHCQAEPCQCQVPPL; via the coding sequence ATGCGTGAGGCTGGTGCCACGCAGTCTCCCAGTGTTGGCAGTGTCTCCAGACCTTCTCAGTTCTGCACACaactacaaaacaaaagaacagttGCCAGCACTTGGAAGAGGACGTGGATCCAAACCAAATGGGGGACAGATACTCCCTCTACAGACAAGATACTCATGGAAGAAGTCAAGTTGGAAGAGCAGCTGAAGGAGGCTGTGGAAGAAGATAAGCAAGCATTGGCAGATACTGAGGGCTCGCAGCAGAGCAGCCAAAAATTGGTGGAGGCGGCAAATATGTATAGCATTCAGGGCTTCTGCGAGGACTCGTTAGAGGTGGCAGATGTTTTGGAGAAGGCAACACTGTGTGttccagaagaagaaattaaagacaataaCCCTCACCTGAAGAACCTCTGTGAGACTCTCACAATGAGTGAAGTCCAGTTTCAGGAAGTGTTCAGCAAGCACTGCCAAGCCGAACCCTGTCAGTGCCAAGTACCACCCTTATGA